A window of Microbispora hainanensis genomic DNA:
GTACTTGCCGCCCTGGATGGTGGTCGCACCATACTTCTCGCAGATCGTGGTGTCCGCGTGCGCCGCCTGACCGACGACGAGCGACGCGGCGACGGAGCCGAGCAAGGCGAGGCCCGCCGTGATCATTCGCATCTTCATGCCCCGGACCATAGGCACCGGGCCGAGGCGGGCGACATGGGCCGATTTGGTCGACAATCTGGACGAAATCCCGACCAGCGACAACGCCCTTACGGAAAGTGAAACTTTCAGTCACATGAACTGTCCGGCCCGCGGAACACCGGCGTGCGCCGCCCCTCTCCGGGGAGTATGGCGGCAGGAGTCGCAGGAGGAGGTGGGAGCGGTGTCCGTCACGGTCCGCCGCGTGTACGAGGATCCCGCGCCCGGGGACGGCACCCGGGTGCTGGTCGACCGGGTGTGGCCGCGCGGCCTCACCAAGGAGGCCGCTCATCTGGACGAATGGATCAAGGACGTGGCGCCGTCCGGCACCCTGCGCACCTGGTACGGCCACGTCCCCGAGAGGTTCGGCGAGTTCCGCAGCCGCTACCTCGCCGAGCTGGACGCTCCCGAGCGCCAGGCCGCCCTCGACCGGCTGCGCCGGCTCATGGAGAACGGCCCGCTGACCCTGCTCACCGCGACCAGGGACGTCGAGCACAGCCAGGCCGCCGTCCTCGCCGAGGTCCTGTCCGAGCCCCGCCGCTGAATCGGGAACGGCTCGTAGTCGGCAGGGGAAGGCCGCACTACGGGAGACCGGACATGGTCGGCGTCGACGCCACGCGTCGAAGTCTGCGCAACAGGGAGAGCCACCACAATGAGAAGCCACCACGCAGCAGCACCGCAGGCGAAGTTTCACCCACCAGCGAGAAGAAAGCACAGAAGATTGCCAGCGCCAGACGCAAGCGGGTGATTCCGGCGAAGAGTCGGTTGGAAGTACGTATCACCCCAGATGACAAAGACCTCATCGAGCAGGCCGCGTTCATCTCGCGGGAGACGACCACCGCTTTCGTTCTTCAAGCCGCTCGATCCGCGGCGGAGGAGGTCCTACGCCGGGAGCGACTCACCGTGGTTCCACCGGATTTCTACGACGAGATCCTCGCGTCGCTCGATGCTCCACCGGCGCGGAATCGTGCGTTGACCGAGGCGGCACGGAAGAACCGCGACATCATGGATCGGTAGGTAAGTAAGTCGTGTACATCACGCAGCCTCTCGGCCAGGAACACAGCCTGGAAGACTTCGATTGCGGAAAGGATGAGCTCAGCGCCTGGCTGAAGCAGTTCGCCTCGCACGCGCAGGCGATGAAGACCGCTCGAACGTTCGCCTGGACTCGCGAACACGACACGAACGTTCTGGCCTATTACTCCATCGCCGGGCACGCGATCGAAAGGGCGCAGGTGCCACCCAAAATCGGGCGCGACAGCCCCGAGCAGGTGCCTGCGGTGATCCTGGCACGACTGGCGCTCGACCGGCGACTGCAAGGGCAGGGACTCGGCAGCAGGCTGCTTGTCGACGCCCTTGACCGGATGGTCCGGGCCTCCAAGGAGGTGGCGTTCCGTCTGGTCGTCGTCGACGCTGTCGACGACGAGGCTGCGCACTTCTACGAGAAGTACGGATTCAGACGGTTTCCGGGCGAGACGAAGTTATTCCGAAAGCTGAGCGACATCGAGCGCGACCTGACCGATCTGTAGATCGGCCTGGGAGCGGCTGACGCAGCGAGGCGCCGTCTGGGCCACGCGCAGCAGAGCCATCCGGCTCCGGCTCCGGCGGGCGTACGAACAGGGCTCGGTCTCGATCAGTGGACCGCGCTTCAGTGGACCGCGCGGGTCCGGCGGCCGCCGGTCAGGTTGAGCCGGACCATGGCCGGGAG
This region includes:
- a CDS encoding DUF488 domain-containing protein, with translation MSVTVRRVYEDPAPGDGTRVLVDRVWPRGLTKEAAHLDEWIKDVAPSGTLRTWYGHVPERFGEFRSRYLAELDAPERQAALDRLRRLMENGPLTLLTATRDVEHSQAAVLAEVLSEPRR
- a CDS encoding GNAT family N-acetyltransferase, coding for MYITQPLGQEHSLEDFDCGKDELSAWLKQFASHAQAMKTARTFAWTREHDTNVLAYYSIAGHAIERAQVPPKIGRDSPEQVPAVILARLALDRRLQGQGLGSRLLVDALDRMVRASKEVAFRLVVVDAVDDEAAHFYEKYGFRRFPGETKLFRKLSDIERDLTDL
- a CDS encoding DUF1778 domain-containing protein, with product MVGVDATRRSLRNRESHHNEKPPRSSTAGEVSPTSEKKAQKIASARRKRVIPAKSRLEVRITPDDKDLIEQAAFISRETTTAFVLQAARSAAEEVLRRERLTVVPPDFYDEILASLDAPPARNRALTEAARKNRDIMDR